Proteins encoded in a region of the Polynucleobacter antarcticus genome:
- a CDS encoding DUF3313 domain-containing protein, which translates to MMKKLNVLLVSFAAAITLAACSNAPRLATESMPRSGFLPDYNLLIPIASSDKDTRIWRYRTSDVNPNAYKAVILDPIYLNQNATKDVSLDVINQAKAALQASMIEAVNSRGNIQIVNKPGPGVARISVGITGAESSANSLQPWNFTPIGLAMNAAAYAGGVNAKTPALLVESKITDSQTKQLLGEGLITVQGESFRTNAGSADSFIAMAKKVVRSALETSANPTPTGK; encoded by the coding sequence ATGATGAAAAAATTAAACGTATTGTTGGTTTCTTTTGCTGCAGCGATTACCTTGGCAGCATGCAGTAATGCACCGAGGTTGGCTACAGAGTCAATGCCAAGATCTGGGTTTTTACCTGACTACAATCTCTTGATTCCAATAGCATCCAGCGATAAAGATACTCGTATTTGGAGATACCGTACCTCTGATGTCAATCCTAACGCTTATAAGGCTGTGATCTTAGATCCTATTTATCTAAATCAAAATGCAACTAAAGATGTTAGCCTTGATGTCATTAATCAAGCAAAAGCAGCGCTTCAGGCATCCATGATTGAAGCAGTCAATTCGCGCGGCAATATTCAGATTGTCAATAAACCTGGCCCTGGTGTAGCGCGTATTTCTGTTGGTATTACAGGCGCAGAAAGTTCTGCTAATAGTTTGCAGCCATGGAATTTCACACCGATTGGTTTGGCAATGAATGCAGCTGCTTATGCCGGTGGCGTGAATGCGAAAACTCCAGCATTACTGGTTGAAAGTAAGATTACAGATAGCCAAACTAAGCAACTATTGGGTGAGGGCTTGATTACTGTTCAAGGTGAATCCTTTAGAACTAATGCTGGCTCAGCAGATTCATTCATTGCGATGGCTAAAAAAGTAGTTCGTTCAGCTTTAGAAACATCTGCCAATCCAACCCCAACTGGTAAATAA
- a CDS encoding CIA30 family protein → MDFTNPNTMRECKIVNDSVMGGVSQSGLRQDAQGMFFEGLVSLENNGGFASMRSAIRFPKGTQQLALTAKGDGKRYKLVLRTELAPRVTYTADFIAEPHWQTYRFDLGQFISTIRGQTVDAPTLSFADVIEFGILISNAQAGSFSIQLKMLQSA, encoded by the coding sequence ATGGATTTTACTAACCCGAATACGATGCGCGAATGCAAGATTGTGAATGATAGTGTGATGGGGGGCGTGTCTCAATCGGGTCTTCGCCAAGATGCACAGGGCATGTTCTTTGAAGGCCTAGTTTCACTTGAAAATAATGGTGGTTTTGCCTCCATGCGGTCAGCAATACGGTTTCCCAAAGGAACTCAACAGCTTGCGCTGACAGCAAAAGGTGATGGCAAGCGCTATAAGCTTGTCTTACGAACTGAATTGGCTCCCCGTGTGACATACACAGCAGATTTTATAGCGGAGCCGCATTGGCAAACATATCGATTTGATTTGGGTCAATTTATATCGACTATTCGTGGGCAAACCGTTGATGCACCCACCCTATCCTTTGCTGATGTAATTGAGTTTGGTATTCTGATTTCTAATGCGCAGGCAGGAAGCTTTTCAATTCAACTGAAGATGCTTCAATCTGCATAA
- a CDS encoding SRPBCC family protein, protein MRLLFITLAFMSSAVFAQDSKNPYVLEVDVSRVDKRIQVEASYRVPMSMCAAYGFLTDYEAAKNIPGILESKVISRAGNKVQVERLIQERILFIPIEIRSVVEYSENLNQSLDFYQISGNTKYYKGTWRLTNQGNMILFKYQSVFEPNSLMPNLVIEYFIENSIYRRFERMAENAYLYGQSQLLTCK, encoded by the coding sequence ATGCGACTTTTATTCATCACACTAGCATTTATGAGCTCTGCTGTATTCGCTCAGGATAGTAAGAATCCTTATGTACTTGAGGTTGATGTATCCCGAGTAGATAAGCGTATTCAAGTGGAGGCTTCCTATCGTGTACCTATGTCTATGTGCGCTGCCTATGGATTCCTAACAGACTATGAGGCCGCTAAAAATATTCCCGGGATTTTGGAATCTAAGGTAATTTCAAGGGCAGGGAATAAAGTCCAAGTCGAAAGGCTCATTCAAGAGCGCATTTTATTCATTCCTATAGAGATACGATCAGTAGTTGAATATTCAGAGAATCTCAATCAATCCCTAGACTTTTATCAAATCAGCGGAAATACAAAGTATTACAAAGGCACATGGCGCTTGACTAACCAAGGCAATATGATTTTATTTAAATATCAAAGTGTATTTGAGCCAAATTCTTTGATGCCCAACCTAGTGATTGAATATTTTATTGAAAATAGTATCTATCGCCGTTTTGAAAGAATGGCGGAAAATGCCTATCTTTATGGTCAAAGTCAACTGCTTACTTGTAAATAG
- a CDS encoding DUF2784 family protein has protein sequence MNVLADLVLLAHFAIAVFLVVGMLLIPLGAYWQWSWVRAPRLRQIHAGLMILIALEAFFHITCPLTVLEALLRHTDPPESFWAEQLSKILYWDLPLEFFTILYGCCVVWLLYLWKSVPPIKKS, from the coding sequence ATGAACGTATTAGCGGACCTTGTACTGCTTGCTCACTTTGCCATTGCTGTTTTTTTAGTAGTGGGTATGTTGCTCATTCCTCTGGGCGCATACTGGCAATGGTCATGGGTACGAGCACCACGATTGCGCCAAATCCACGCAGGTCTAATGATACTAATAGCCCTAGAAGCTTTTTTTCATATTACTTGCCCTTTGACGGTATTAGAAGCTTTACTACGTCATACCGATCCCCCTGAATCATTTTGGGCAGAACAACTCAGCAAGATCCTATACTGGGATTTACCACTGGAGTTCTTTACGATTCTTTACGGGTGTTGTGTCGTCTGGTTACTATACCTATGGAAGTCTGTACCACCCATAAAGAAATCTTAA